Proteins encoded within one genomic window of Macrobrachium nipponense isolate FS-2020 chromosome 8, ASM1510439v2, whole genome shotgun sequence:
- the LOC135223137 gene encoding trichohyalin-like, which translates to MKNWVAELGRENAKSKEELEGKELKIMLLEESLEQKETILQDALHHWKDIEKLLEGAKEKEKEMEASLTTLEAELQRRNLQIEDFLTKEEQSRCEQQEFEDKLDLALNYAMELQTLLKEAEERERKIKEDLEEQMNKNHLLAKEKEDGETEIKREHQETLRQKDKETEKQRECLEELQDNLERTLRQEQSLERLLKSKEEDLICLKKKETEAQLEVQRLLKDCDMLKEKIQLQEQNRMREEKRLREQIRTQEEALREHDKYMLMMFLHRTAQRNFQLEHIALEHGDDMNEEGKREKCTRGTIGRKDTGSEEDPCEKARETEEKQRKEYWNAQREKNEDYEKQWEGLKHIVKDVLHGDE; encoded by the coding sequence ATGAAGAACTGGGTGGCCGAACTAGGAAGAGAAAATGCAAAGAGTAAAGAAGAGTTAGAAGGAAAGGAGTTGAAAATAATGTTACTGGAAGAGTCTTTAGAACAGAAGGAAACCATTCTTCAAGATGCTCTCCATCACTGGAAAGACATTGAAAAGTTGTTGGAAGGagcaaaggaaaaagagaaggagATGGAGGCTTCTCTAACGACCTTAGAAGCAGAGCTCCAGAGGAGGAACCTTCAAATCGAAGATTTCCTCACAAAAGAAGAACAGTCAAGGTGTGAACAACAAGAATTCGAGGATAAACTAGACCTAGCTCTCAATTATGCAATGGAGCTGCAGACGTTGCTAAAGGAAGCAGAAGAAAGGGAGAGGAAAATCAAAGAGGATTTAGAAGAACAGATGAATAAAAACCATCTGTTAGCTAAAGAAAAGGAAGATGGAGAGACTGAAATAAAAAGGGAACATCAGGAGACTCTGAGGCAAAAGGACAAAGAAACAGAGAAGCAGCGTGAATGCCTGGAGGAACTCCAGGATAACTTGGAAAGAACTCTGCGTCAAGAACAGAGCCTGGAACGCTTGCTGAAATCTAAAGAAGAAGACCTCATCTgtttgaagaagaaggagactGAAGCCCAGCTGGAAGTGCAGCGACTTCTCAAGGACTGTGATATGCTGAAAGAAAAGATTCAGCTACAGGAGCAGAATAGAATGAGAGAAGAAAAGCGTCTCAGGGAGCAGATAAGAACACAGGAGGAGGCTTTGAGGGAACATGACAAATACATGTTGATGATGTTTCTACATAGGACTGCTCAGAGGAATTTCCAGTTAGAACATATTGCGCTGGAACATGGAGATGATATGAATGAAGAAGGGAAGCGAGAGAAGTGCACAAGAGGAACGATAGGAAGGAAAGACACAGGGAGTGAGGAAGACCCCTGTGAGAAGGCCCGTGAGACAGAAGAGAAACAACGTAAGGAGTACTGGAACGCCCAGCGGGAGAAGAACGAGGATTACGAAAAACAATGGGAAGGCCTCAAGCACATT